The following are encoded in a window of Rissa tridactyla isolate bRisTri1 chromosome 3, bRisTri1.patW.cur.20221130, whole genome shotgun sequence genomic DNA:
- the LOC128907143 gene encoding gallinacin-13-like yields MRMLQLLFAVIVILLLQDVPARGLSDSQQCRSNHGHCRRLCFHMERWEGTCSSGRLRCCR; encoded by the exons ATGCGGATGCTCCAGCTGCTCTTTGCAGTCAttgtcatcctcctcctccaggacGTTCCCG CAAGGGGCCTTTCAGACAGCCAGCAGTGCAGAAGCAACCACGGCCACTGCCGGAGGCTTTGCTTCCACATGGAGCGCTGGGAAGGGACCTGCAGCAGCGGCCGTCTGCGCTGCTGCCGATGA